A genomic window from Desulfonatronovibrio magnus includes:
- a CDS encoding toxin-antitoxin system TumE family protein: MSLHEYLQAFREAIDRIDRYGYADSISFHQELRAGKQALLKVTVILVDGSSLHIKEYIDAMYGIEVVSYGYQYQDINGSLHFRYDNARHKPELHFKEHKHLPGHQIIEAPPSDISELVDEVISFL, encoded by the coding sequence GGGAAGCCATCGATAGAATTGACCGTTATGGATATGCGGACTCCATCAGTTTTCATCAAGAGTTAAGAGCAGGAAAGCAGGCGCTGCTGAAAGTGACCGTCATCCTGGTCGATGGAAGCTCTCTTCATATCAAAGAATATATCGATGCAATGTACGGCATTGAGGTGGTCAGCTATGGATATCAATACCAGGACATAAATGGCAGCCTGCACTTCCGATATGACAATGCCCGTCATAAGCCAGAACTGCATTTTAAAGAACATAAGCATTTGCCAGGCCACCAGATCATTGAAGCACCACCTTCGGATATTTCAGAACTTGTAGATGAAGTTATCAGTTTCTTGTGA